In Leptospira bourretii, a genomic segment contains:
- a CDS encoding rhomboid family intramembrane serine protease, whose protein sequence is MSRNRGQSPSLFGNPILHPLNVILIINCLIFFLQYFANQQLIYRFGLTPDFVLGGAVWQVFTYGFLHAVDLIPFHLLVNMYGMYMLGTNIIPIIGKTKFTILYFASQIGAGIFVVLSAYLNEILGGNLPFLESMTTQTIGASGALFGLLALFGIFYPNAELLLFIFPVKAKNAVWVSLVIGYLISQLGNGAISNTCHLGGALTALLLYKIFQKQIKPGSLPYIPGLEWEAPRESKIQQKTKPAVVEDLFLDQKKINENVLKQIDSKKDNDSVINYLQGLQVANANICPPSTYNTEDPICLRCEWLANCALRKAKE, encoded by the coding sequence ATGTCTAGAAATCGAGGCCAGAGTCCTAGTTTATTTGGGAATCCCATCCTTCATCCCCTGAATGTAATTCTCATCATCAATTGTCTTATTTTTTTTCTACAATACTTTGCAAACCAACAGTTAATTTATCGATTTGGTTTAACGCCTGATTTCGTGTTAGGTGGTGCGGTTTGGCAAGTGTTTACCTATGGGTTTTTACATGCAGTGGATCTTATCCCTTTTCACTTGTTAGTGAATATGTATGGTATGTATATGTTGGGAACTAATATCATCCCCATCATTGGCAAAACAAAATTTACCATTTTATACTTTGCCTCACAAATTGGAGCGGGAATTTTTGTGGTTCTTTCTGCTTATTTAAATGAGATATTAGGTGGCAATCTTCCTTTTTTAGAATCAATGACCACTCAAACCATTGGTGCATCCGGGGCCTTATTTGGATTACTCGCACTGTTTGGAATTTTTTATCCTAACGCAGAACTCTTATTATTTATTTTCCCTGTAAAAGCAAAAAATGCCGTTTGGGTTTCTCTTGTCATTGGATACTTAATTTCCCAATTAGGAAATGGTGCCATTTCCAATACTTGCCATTTGGGTGGAGCTCTCACGGCTTTACTTCTCTATAAAATTTTCCAAAAACAAATCAAACCAGGGAGTTTGCCATACATCCCGGGATTGGAATGGGAAGCACCGAGAGAATCCAAAATCCAACAAAAAACCAAACCTGCGGTCGTTGAGGACCTCTTCCTTGACCAAAAAAAAATAAACGAAAATGTTTTGAAACAGATTGATTCTAAAAAAGATAATGATTCGGTAATAAATTATTTACAAGGATTGCAAGTGGCAAACGCAAATATTTGTCCTCCTTCTACGTATAACACCGAGGATCCGATCTGTTTGCGTTGTGAATGGTTAGCAAATTGTGCGCTTCGTAAGGCAAAAGAATAA
- a CDS encoding Crp/Fnr family transcriptional regulator: MADLPLNPDCFACDYKNHNVLHCAAHETIERINAGKDFTVFPRGKHLVSAGEKAAGFFFIKSGLVRSYVQLASGKEQTLRLSGPGDWVGFRDCISDSVSHHNVVAVEDTHACYITGDLIDALVKDDINFQKEVFKQMAKEWQEMEEHVVSLGTKQVHEKLAEILIVLDNAQGRKNQVELKVTRDVLATFIGTKTETLVRALSDLKAREFISVDKNRIDILNREALYSLSKIA, from the coding sequence ATGGCGGATCTTCCACTCAATCCCGATTGTTTTGCTTGTGATTATAAAAATCACAATGTCCTGCATTGCGCTGCGCATGAGACCATAGAAAGGATCAACGCAGGTAAGGACTTCACTGTCTTCCCTAGAGGAAAACATCTTGTTTCTGCTGGTGAAAAGGCTGCGGGTTTTTTCTTCATCAAATCAGGTCTTGTCAGAAGTTACGTCCAACTTGCCAGTGGAAAGGAACAAACGTTACGACTCAGTGGCCCTGGGGACTGGGTTGGGTTTCGCGATTGTATTTCTGATTCAGTTTCCCATCACAATGTCGTAGCGGTCGAAGACACCCACGCATGTTACATCACCGGCGACCTTATAGATGCTCTTGTAAAAGATGATATCAACTTCCAAAAAGAAGTCTTCAAACAGATGGCTAAGGAATGGCAAGAGATGGAAGAACATGTAGTTTCTCTTGGAACCAAACAAGTCCATGAAAAACTAGCAGAAATCCTAATTGTTTTAGACAATGCCCAAGGTCGAAAAAACCAAGTAGAACTCAAAGTCACTCGTGACGTCCTCGCCACATTCATTGGAACCAAAACAGAGACGTTGGTCCGGGCTCTTTCTGACCTCAAAGCCAGAGAATTCATTTCTGTGGACAAAAACCGCATTGATATTCTGAACAGAGAAGCTTTGTATTCCCTTTCAAAAATCGCCTAA
- a CDS encoding enoyl-CoA hydratase/isomerase family protein has product MKSRFETKEYEFLEIESRDTEDGKIVSIFLNNPTSRNSMTWKMGEEFADLIHSIKKEKVLPRAVIISGRNDVFCAGGDLNLLRSFSEKSFSQNRRDMRKFYGFFLSVRKLPVPVIAAVNGHAIGAGLSLTFGCDLRIFAEEGKYSFNFVRLGIHPGMGSSFLSPELLGKSLGGRLLLTGETFDGKFAKSCGLALDSVPKKEVYDRAMELALSLSKAAPLALQELKRNLYSWKQLDSALKKEAESQARNFISDDFKETIKSILEKREPKFTGK; this is encoded by the coding sequence ATGAAATCGCGATTTGAAACCAAAGAGTATGAATTCCTAGAAATTGAATCCCGTGATACTGAAGATGGAAAGATTGTTTCCATCTTCCTAAACAATCCCACTTCCCGCAATTCTATGACTTGGAAAATGGGGGAAGAGTTCGCAGACCTCATTCATTCCATTAAAAAAGAAAAAGTCCTTCCAAGAGCGGTGATCATTTCCGGACGAAACGATGTGTTTTGTGCAGGTGGAGACTTAAATTTATTAAGATCCTTTTCTGAAAAGTCATTCTCGCAAAACAGGCGTGATATGAGGAAATTCTATGGTTTCTTTTTATCTGTTCGCAAACTCCCGGTCCCTGTCATTGCAGCTGTGAATGGCCATGCGATTGGTGCTGGTCTTTCTTTAACCTTTGGATGTGACTTAAGAATTTTTGCAGAGGAAGGGAAGTATTCTTTTAATTTTGTCAGACTAGGAATCCATCCTGGAATGGGATCTAGTTTCCTTTCCCCTGAACTCCTAGGAAAAAGTTTGGGAGGCCGGCTTTTACTGACTGGTGAAACTTTTGATGGTAAGTTTGCTAAGTCTTGTGGACTTGCATTAGACAGTGTTCCCAAAAAAGAAGTGTATGACCGGGCAATGGAACTTGCTTTGTCTTTGTCAAAGGCTGCACCTCTCGCCTTACAGGAGTTAAAGCGAAATTTATACTCCTGGAAACAGTTGGATTCTGCCCTAAAAAAAGAAGCAGAATCCCAGGCGCGGAACTTTATTTCGGACGACTTTAAAGAGACGATCAAAAGTATCTTAGAAAAGCGGGAACCAAAATTCACCGGCAAATAA
- a CDS encoding PilZ domain-containing protein, whose protein sequence is MAIGRTDSMQELITILESLFEETIIGSDVNIVKHLFYYLKADNREFEFIYEEDTLIAAVEEIESHTVTLMIPDLVEQGSRRARVRFEVMNINYQFEVVILDIQKDKTVIKTPTELQSYQLRTNKRIPVDDLFMNFIILFRSLTGGSREVGKNLYAESRFPHLMKEVRKDRPDSKLINVMLTEAIERISKDYEIHFFQPDEKLNEYDDFVKKTILRTGKSIYISDCNRITSYINDPGDDVLFNYFNEYKEMTKEFGEEFALEYFESMRKHESRNFYVSYVITPIRLYEDVVGFIKVYSTAMERFTISHNQAVYIFELAEIISYVFTKIAIQHGSYETMQSTTKVVDISLDGLLFEIYDKRLFQYLKRHNIIKMFIPLNKERTMIIRGEIIRFLDKGDHYHLGVNYFSSAPDDMLYLESYLFEKSMKILSE, encoded by the coding sequence ATGGCAATTGGAAGAACCGATTCGATGCAGGAACTCATAACGATTTTAGAATCGTTATTTGAAGAAACCATCATTGGGTCCGATGTCAACATAGTCAAACACCTCTTTTATTACCTAAAGGCCGATAACAGGGAATTCGAATTCATCTACGAAGAAGACACACTCATTGCCGCAGTGGAAGAAATAGAATCCCATACGGTCACTTTGATGATTCCCGATTTAGTGGAACAAGGTTCTAGACGAGCCCGGGTTCGTTTTGAAGTGATGAACATCAACTACCAGTTTGAAGTAGTCATTCTTGACATCCAAAAAGATAAAACGGTAATCAAAACTCCTACTGAGTTACAATCATACCAACTCAGAACCAACAAACGAATTCCTGTAGATGATTTGTTTATGAACTTTATCATTTTATTTAGAAGTTTAACTGGTGGTTCGAGAGAAGTGGGGAAAAACCTATACGCCGAAAGTCGTTTCCCTCACCTAATGAAAGAAGTACGAAAGGATAGGCCAGATAGCAAACTCATCAATGTGATGTTAACCGAGGCAATCGAACGAATTTCCAAAGATTATGAAATTCATTTTTTTCAACCAGACGAAAAACTAAACGAATACGATGACTTTGTTAAAAAAACCATCCTAAGAACTGGAAAATCCATTTATATCTCCGATTGTAATCGAATCACTTCCTATATCAATGATCCTGGGGATGATGTTCTTTTTAATTATTTTAACGAATACAAAGAAATGACAAAGGAATTCGGTGAAGAATTTGCTTTAGAATACTTTGAGTCCATGCGCAAACACGAATCACGAAACTTTTATGTTTCTTATGTGATCACACCCATTCGTCTTTATGAAGATGTTGTTGGTTTTATTAAAGTTTATTCTACTGCGATGGAACGATTCACCATCTCACATAACCAAGCTGTTTATATTTTCGAACTTGCCGAAATCATTAGTTATGTATTCACAAAAATTGCCATCCAACATGGTAGTTATGAAACCATGCAATCAACAACAAAAGTTGTGGATATTTCTCTCGATGGTCTTCTCTTTGAAATTTATGACAAACGATTGTTTCAATATTTAAAACGTCACAATATCATTAAAATGTTTATCCCTTTAAATAAGGAACGAACAATGATCATCCGAGGTGAGATCATTCGATTTTTAGATAAAGGCGATCATTACCACCTTGGGGTAAACTATTTCAGTTCTGCCCCAGATGATATGTTGTATTTGGAATCGTATTTATTTGAGAAGAGTATGAAAATTTTGTCAGAATGA
- a CDS encoding tetratricopeptide repeat protein, whose amino-acid sequence MFRSFLLCILFVTATFAQSSSDRLAFAFRSQASLDPLRMIVVGEVVGIEKASYYEVDTLSQELEVDTRPDTVTIKVADPKGIRVGQTLYLLEKNQDHKTFRDGNIVGMITVKSVYQTTFFGWQVRGEGYLRLIEDRPVTAARLLDTTKYDEAFMAKKKGDHYFAKGQMEEALRMYKHSVSLDQGSPDSHYALGKAHWKDGEGYVSTAFEYSMAWKNRERFSNAQERLLFLVDYLRFLTFYFKVEGKENKKQLDLMPQVAKEARNLYPKNYEVWLYSFETSFLNLLHSNMADTGVDGRKKREEWSERSEEYLQKAYALRKSDYYLHKLACEFYNLKWKETRGSVKETDYRNKLVEHGKLLRLYYTGETTLSEDLLNAIRLAEKQSGSF is encoded by the coding sequence ATGTTTCGTTCCTTCCTCCTCTGTATTTTGTTTGTTACAGCAACTTTTGCCCAATCGTCTTCCGATCGGTTGGCCTTTGCATTCCGTAGCCAGGCGTCGCTTGACCCACTTCGGATGATTGTTGTGGGAGAGGTTGTGGGAATTGAAAAAGCCAGTTATTATGAAGTGGATACACTTTCTCAAGAATTGGAAGTGGACACAAGACCAGATACTGTGACAATCAAAGTGGCTGACCCAAAAGGAATTCGTGTGGGTCAAACTTTGTATTTATTAGAAAAGAACCAAGACCACAAAACATTTCGTGATGGTAACATTGTGGGAATGATCACGGTGAAATCTGTTTATCAAACTACTTTTTTTGGATGGCAAGTTCGTGGGGAAGGGTATTTGCGACTCATTGAAGATCGCCCTGTAACAGCCGCAAGGTTACTTGATACCACAAAATACGATGAAGCCTTTATGGCCAAAAAGAAAGGTGACCATTATTTTGCCAAAGGGCAAATGGAAGAAGCCCTTCGAATGTATAAACATTCAGTTTCTCTTGACCAAGGTTCACCTGATTCGCATTATGCGCTCGGGAAAGCACATTGGAAAGACGGGGAAGGATACGTATCTACTGCATTTGAATATTCGATGGCTTGGAAAAATAGGGAACGATTTTCCAATGCACAAGAAAGGTTGTTATTCCTGGTCGATTATTTACGATTTTTAACTTTTTATTTTAAAGTAGAAGGGAAAGAAAACAAAAAACAATTGGATCTGATGCCACAAGTGGCAAAAGAAGCGCGTAATCTTTATCCAAAAAATTATGAAGTTTGGCTTTATAGTTTTGAAACTTCCTTTCTCAATCTATTGCATTCGAATATGGCCGATACTGGTGTAGATGGTCGTAAAAAAAGAGAAGAGTGGTCAGAACGTTCGGAAGAATATTTACAAAAGGCTTATGCTCTTAGAAAATCAGATTATTACCTCCATAAACTTGCTTGCGAATTTTATAATCTAAAATGGAAAGAAACTCGGGGTTCTGTCAAAGAAACCGATTACCGAAACAAACTGGTAGAACATGGAAAGCTGCTACGTCTTTACTACACTGGAGAAACCACTTTGTCGGAAGATCTTTTGAATGCCATTAGACTTGCTGAAAAACAGTCAGGATCATTCTGA
- a CDS encoding penicillin acylase family protein gives MLDKTKKFIRKRPFLSLFLLFILTLPVTLHFLFWGLVSLKAPRYSGEIVSDKLTTSVTVIRDEAGIPHIVGGDAKSAYFALGYTMAQDRIFQMELQRRIGKGELTEIFGDKLIPTDQFLKSLLLKKTAEEYVNQKEHIYPEAWNQLDWFLDGVNHFLSEDNLPIEYTILGIKPKPFNRVDAISFLFYMGFSFAEGIKSDSLYTIMESDLKARSANELFPRYDFETNATILETQPGVQRLADKNNFQKINSKQIQNSSFNRVTNQSYSFPPETKDHSNGKEVLGLKQLVSFVDQLQLPIEPLEGSNSWLVAPSRSESGGAVLANDPHIALSNPGAWYEAYIEYPGYENYGYFLSIIPFPLIAHNRDKAWGLTMLEQDDVNLYLETIEGGKFKTGNTWKDLTYYRDPIRKKDGSEIPFEVGITNHGPLITEHIKGFKGRPVSLYWAHHHLPNPLLDVLFQMGKSKSFTELDSASSMIGAPGLNFSYADKNGNIAYYAVGRFPILKSGNSRKILEGSTGENDVVGYVSVKDNPKIINPKNGIIVTANNQVTSKSLPGLGKPEGNWQPPDRFQRLVGILETKEKWSLEDLAAIQNDTVSSFAPEYLELILSTVKEAKTPNGKKVLGILKKWNFEHFPESQGAAVYDVFFYITLRELLIDEMGPANFELYGDMAEYWNAYRRFIRNPSSPYWDDLRTEGIIESREDILKRSIEETGRYLEAHLSASPSLWTWKNLYKIKHPHPLGVLPVIGGIFDIGPLPSAGGAEVVNNLKYKLMKEDWTAFAGPSKRRVIDYGRFEESVTQLPIGNSGNLASPFYGNLVDDYINGVHRKILYTKEQVGAGKFRLEFRPR, from the coding sequence ATGTTAGATAAAACTAAAAAATTCATCAGAAAGAGACCTTTTTTAAGTCTCTTTCTACTTTTCATTCTCACTCTTCCTGTCACCTTACACTTTTTGTTTTGGGGACTTGTATCCTTAAAAGCACCTAGGTACAGCGGAGAAATTGTTTCTGATAAACTGACAACGTCCGTGACTGTGATCCGAGATGAAGCCGGAATTCCCCATATCGTGGGAGGAGATGCCAAGTCCGCCTATTTTGCATTAGGTTATACAATGGCACAGGATCGTATTTTTCAGATGGAATTACAAAGGCGGATTGGGAAAGGAGAACTCACTGAAATTTTTGGTGATAAACTCATTCCTACTGATCAGTTTTTGAAATCTCTTCTTTTGAAAAAAACAGCGGAAGAATATGTAAACCAGAAGGAACATATTTATCCTGAAGCATGGAACCAATTGGATTGGTTTTTGGATGGGGTAAATCATTTTCTCTCCGAAGACAATTTGCCAATTGAATATACCATTCTTGGAATCAAACCGAAACCATTTAATCGGGTAGATGCCATTTCCTTCCTATTTTATATGGGTTTTTCTTTTGCAGAAGGGATCAAATCGGACAGTTTGTACACCATTATGGAGTCGGATTTAAAGGCTAGGTCTGCAAATGAACTTTTCCCGCGGTATGATTTTGAAACAAATGCAACCATTTTGGAAACACAACCAGGTGTACAAAGGTTAGCGGATAAAAACAATTTTCAAAAAATAAATTCTAAACAAATCCAAAACTCAAGTTTCAATCGAGTTACAAACCAAAGTTATTCCTTTCCACCAGAAACCAAAGACCATTCAAACGGAAAAGAGGTTCTTGGTCTAAAACAACTAGTATCTTTTGTGGACCAATTGCAACTTCCGATTGAGCCACTAGAAGGTAGTAACTCTTGGCTTGTGGCACCTAGTCGTTCTGAGAGTGGTGGGGCAGTTCTTGCTAACGATCCGCACATTGCCCTTTCCAATCCAGGGGCCTGGTATGAAGCCTATATTGAATATCCAGGATATGAAAATTATGGTTATTTCCTTTCGATCATTCCTTTCCCTCTCATTGCACATAATAGGGATAAGGCATGGGGACTTACCATGTTGGAACAGGATGATGTTAACTTGTATTTAGAAACCATTGAAGGTGGGAAATTCAAAACGGGAAATACCTGGAAAGATTTAACATATTATCGTGATCCCATCCGTAAAAAAGATGGATCCGAAATTCCATTTGAAGTTGGGATCACAAACCACGGTCCGCTCATAACAGAACATATCAAAGGATTTAAGGGAAGACCTGTAAGTTTGTATTGGGCTCACCACCATTTACCAAATCCTTTGCTTGATGTTTTATTCCAAATGGGAAAATCCAAATCGTTCACCGAACTTGATTCAGCTTCTTCTATGATTGGAGCACCAGGGCTTAATTTTAGTTATGCGGATAAAAATGGGAACATTGCCTATTATGCAGTAGGAAGATTTCCGATCCTAAAATCGGGAAATTCTCGTAAAATTTTAGAGGGTTCTACTGGTGAAAATGATGTGGTTGGTTATGTTTCGGTAAAAGACAATCCTAAGATCATCAATCCAAAAAATGGAATCATCGTCACAGCAAACAACCAAGTGACAAGTAAATCTCTTCCGGGACTTGGAAAACCAGAAGGAAATTGGCAACCACCTGATCGTTTTCAAAGGTTAGTTGGTATTTTGGAAACAAAAGAGAAGTGGAGTTTGGAAGACCTCGCGGCAATCCAAAATGATACCGTTTCTTCCTTTGCACCAGAGTATTTGGAACTTATTTTGTCTACGGTTAAAGAAGCAAAAACTCCCAATGGGAAAAAGGTTCTCGGGATTTTGAAAAAATGGAATTTTGAACATTTTCCCGAATCCCAAGGTGCTGCTGTTTACGATGTATTCTTTTATATCACTCTTCGGGAATTGTTAATTGATGAGATGGGTCCCGCCAATTTTGAGTTATATGGAGATATGGCAGAATACTGGAATGCTTATCGCCGATTTATAAGGAATCCAAGTTCTCCTTATTGGGATGACTTAAGAACCGAAGGGATCATCGAATCAAGAGAAGACATTCTCAAAAGATCGATTGAGGAGACTGGCAGGTATTTAGAGGCACATCTCTCAGCATCGCCAAGCCTTTGGACTTGGAAAAACTTATATAAAATCAAACACCCACATCCGCTTGGCGTATTGCCAGTGATAGGTGGTATTTTTGATATTGGTCCGCTTCCTTCTGCAGGTGGTGCCGAAGTGGTTAATAATTTAAAATACAAACTTATGAAAGAAGATTGGACTGCGTTTGCAGGTCCATCCAAAAGGCGGGTGATTGATTATGGCCGTTTCGAAGAGTCTGTCACACAACTTCCCATCGGTAATAGCGGAAACCTTGCAAGTCCTTTCTACGGGAACTTAGTGGATGATTATATTAACGGAGTTCACAGGAAAATCCTCTATACGAAGGAACAAGTAGGGGCTGGAAAATTCCGATTGGAATTTCGACCTCGGTAA
- a CDS encoding lytic transglycosylase domain-containing protein: MRKRNSLTQILGTGLLIVIFLTESYGKISSAGLSVRNESSKRKLEVYIAKNRPSLSSRERLELVSAMENAALNLRLPAGQKQERYDKLGFLVGLVHTESQFHRRAKSHKGALGLMQVMPTTAKWLAEKEGIPFSGAKDLYDPETNLYIGVLYLNYLIERTDSLEAALLSYNAGLGGYKRFGGIPEYSRSVYRYYEEWKSMPTPTQSLISETVASLLSI; the protein is encoded by the coding sequence ATGCGAAAAAGAAACTCACTCACTCAAATTCTAGGAACTGGCCTTCTCATTGTCATTTTCCTAACAGAATCTTACGGAAAGATCAGCTCAGCCGGTCTTTCTGTCCGAAACGAATCTTCCAAACGGAAATTGGAGGTATACATTGCCAAAAATCGACCAAGCCTTTCTTCTCGGGAAAGATTAGAATTGGTTTCGGCCATGGAAAATGCAGCTCTGAACCTTCGTCTTCCCGCAGGACAGAAACAGGAACGGTATGATAAACTTGGATTTTTAGTAGGTCTTGTACATACAGAATCACAGTTCCACAGACGGGCTAAATCCCATAAAGGAGCCCTTGGTCTCATGCAAGTGATGCCAACAACGGCCAAGTGGTTGGCGGAAAAAGAAGGAATCCCGTTTTCTGGAGCAAAGGACCTCTACGATCCAGAAACTAATTTGTACATTGGTGTTCTTTATTTGAATTATTTGATCGAACGCACCGATTCTCTGGAAGCTGCTTTGTTATCTTATAATGCAGGGCTTGGTGGTTATAAACGATTTGGAGGCATTCCAGAGTATTCACGATCAGTTTACCGGTACTATGAAGAATGGAAATCAATGCCCACTCCAACACAAAGTCTGATTTCTGAAACTGTTGCGAGTCTTCTTTCTATCTAA
- a CDS encoding sensor histidine kinase, protein MAPLLNLYSFFYFGLCLVSGIAFVYFISRKEDLTPTFRGLLIPLFCLFFWSVAWSICNSFVAPWTAYIFVFLKNPVILVLGIATSNLAFGFQENSFPRWKTWSLRFHIALATLAILSNGIGFFYREVHFDPKMEFYVPNQHSSSPLVQLSIVSIAGVLCLILGNTIAALTAKFFYFQGSKKRHTGGFLLAILGILSLAFADILVDLNYFSKPTFLFLLTNLTIIIMTILVLVSLNQETIPSTVGFKIMTFNLTVLYLILSIVANFLFNRFRVDFQNEMSREKHSIKTQLELGATYPFVYLSELVIDIQSQNFRINKTNLTMEKMIQAKNRETSFETFKVESFSQSPSEIYWTSDFYAKNHHFFIAIPYIEYRNTVHQTVVWLIVTLLFSLFTIFMLYPVLHKTSIVYPLTRLLAGIRKMHSGDLFVTVKVSSRDEIGELSNSFNEMISIVRDARLQLEQKIKERTESLNQTILELRETQEQLLQAERMSTLGKIAASVAHEINNPLAAIKGSIQFIKDGQTNVIRSEKTELVLLAEEFLEDFKTQKRSEVTSRFKRKKELIAYFKSKSVSDPISLADTCFDFKIETIPEEYQKLFDSEEGRNTFQSKLNDFVIGFHLGIIETAVERASKIVFALKHHSYSGPKESQKFLALKEGIDSVLSMYSTSWKQNIEIDWKISGDPVVLGHADELVQVWTNLIYNSIQACPKEGGVIRIFLKEEETNALITIEDNGKGIPSDILPRIFEPFFTTKELGMGTGLGLSIVQKIIQNHNGNIQVESEPGKTLFTIRIPLAKS, encoded by the coding sequence TTGGCACCCTTACTGAATCTTTATAGTTTTTTCTATTTTGGGCTCTGTTTGGTGAGCGGGATCGCCTTTGTCTACTTTATCTCTCGTAAGGAGGACCTAACGCCCACATTTCGGGGCCTCCTTATCCCTTTGTTCTGTCTCTTTTTTTGGTCGGTTGCCTGGTCGATTTGTAATTCCTTTGTGGCACCTTGGACCGCTTACATTTTCGTTTTTTTAAAAAATCCAGTCATTTTAGTTTTAGGCATTGCTACCTCAAACCTAGCCTTTGGGTTCCAGGAAAATAGTTTCCCTCGCTGGAAAACTTGGAGCCTTCGTTTCCACATCGCTTTGGCCACTTTAGCAATCCTTTCCAACGGGATCGGTTTTTTTTACCGAGAGGTCCACTTCGATCCCAAAATGGAATTCTATGTTCCCAACCAACATTCCTCTTCCCCTCTCGTCCAACTTTCCATTGTATCCATTGCTGGTGTTTTGTGTTTGATTCTGGGAAATACAATCGCTGCACTCACGGCAAAATTTTTCTATTTTCAAGGTTCCAAAAAAAGGCACACGGGAGGTTTTCTTTTGGCCATCCTTGGAATTCTTTCTTTGGCATTTGCCGACATCCTAGTAGATCTAAATTATTTCAGCAAACCAACATTTCTATTTTTACTGACTAACCTAACAATCATTATCATGACCATTCTCGTATTGGTTTCCCTCAACCAAGAGACAATTCCTTCCACTGTCGGATTCAAAATCATGACCTTCAACTTGACGGTTTTGTATTTGATCCTTTCGATTGTGGCGAACTTTTTATTCAACCGGTTCCGTGTAGATTTTCAAAATGAAATGAGCCGCGAAAAACATAGTATCAAAACACAACTGGAATTGGGTGCCACATACCCGTTTGTTTATCTTTCTGAATTAGTGATAGATATCCAAAGTCAAAACTTTCGAATCAACAAAACCAATTTGACAATGGAAAAAATGATTCAGGCAAAAAATAGAGAAACAAGTTTCGAAACTTTCAAGGTTGAATCTTTTTCCCAAAGCCCCAGCGAAATATATTGGACTTCCGATTTTTATGCAAAAAATCATCATTTTTTCATAGCAATCCCTTATATAGAATATAGAAATACCGTACACCAAACGGTAGTTTGGTTAATTGTAACACTCCTATTCTCTTTATTTACAATCTTCATGTTATATCCTGTTTTACACAAAACAAGTATTGTATACCCGTTAACAAGGTTACTAGCTGGTATTCGAAAAATGCATTCTGGAGATTTGTTTGTTACAGTCAAAGTATCCAGTAGAGATGAAATCGGTGAGTTATCTAATAGTTTTAATGAAATGATTTCGATTGTGCGTGATGCAAGACTACAATTGGAACAAAAAATAAAAGAACGTACGGAATCATTAAACCAAACCATCTTGGAACTTAGAGAAACCCAAGAACAACTTTTACAAGCAGAGAGGATGTCCACTCTTGGAAAAATTGCAGCCAGTGTGGCTCACGAAATCAATAACCCATTAGCAGCCATTAAAGGAAGCATTCAATTCATCAAAGATGGGCAGACAAATGTCATTCGTTCGGAAAAAACTGAATTGGTTCTTTTAGCCGAAGAATTTTTGGAAGATTTCAAAACCCAAAAACGTTCAGAAGTCACTTCCCGGTTCAAAAGAAAAAAAGAACTCATTGCTTATTTTAAATCCAAATCAGTTTCCGATCCCATATCTTTAGCAGACACATGTTTCGATTTTAAAATTGAAACCATTCCAGAAGAATACCAAAAGTTATTTGATTCGGAAGAAGGAAGAAACACTTTCCAATCCAAACTCAATGATTTTGTCATTGGGTTCCATTTAGGAATTATTGAAACCGCTGTGGAACGTGCTTCCAAGATTGTGTTTGCTCTCAAACACCATTCCTACTCCGGTCCGAAAGAATCACAAAAATTTCTCGCACTCAAAGAAGGGATCGATTCGGTTCTTTCCATGTATTCCACTAGTTGGAAACAAAACATTGAGATCGATTGGAAAATCAGTGGGGATCCAGTGGTTCTCGGACATGCCGACGAACTCGTGCAAGTTTGGACCAACCTCATCTACAATTCCATCCAAGCTTGCCCCAAAGAAGGAGGAGTGATCCGAATTTTTCTGAAAGAAGAAGAAACGAATGCCCTTATCACCATTGAAGATAATGGAAAAGGAATCCCTTCGGACATCCTACCTCGCATCTTTGAGCCATTTTTTACCACAAAAGAGCTGGGAATGGGCACAGGCCTTGGCCTATCCATCGTCCAAAAAATCATCCAAAACCACAACGGAAACATCCAAGTGGAAAGTGAACCAGGCAAAACCCTATTCACGATCCGCATCCCCCTAGCAAAATCCTAG